From a single Papaver somniferum cultivar HN1 unplaced genomic scaffold, ASM357369v1 unplaced-scaffold_19, whole genome shotgun sequence genomic region:
- the LOC113339041 gene encoding protein DMR6-LIKE OXYGENASE 2-like → MGCKVMETKPEVDISSKSMMKKYNKGVRHLSENGISKVPKKYIFPASQRNKDQLVPSLSGLNVKLPIIDFAELQGPNRLKVLDSLTKACEDYGFFQVINHGISTDTIRDMIDVSRRFFQQSMEERSKFMTTDVRAPVRYGTSFNQSQDSVFCWRDFLKLNCHSMDESLPHWPTSPADFRDSIFEYAKENRFLFLNIMEAITESLGIVPKTTGNDNSDALKDFISKEFEDGSHMMVVNCYPSCPQPELTLGMPPHSDYGFLTLLLQDEVEGLQIQHEGQWLTVEPIPNSFVVNVGDHLEIFSNGRYKSVLHRVLVNAIKSRTSVASLHSMPIMNMVRPSPTLINEDNPRRYLDTNFATFLDFITTFELKEKNFLDSRKC, encoded by the exons atgggGTGTAAAGTTATGGAAACAAAACCAGAGGTTGATATTTCATCAAAAAGTATGATGAAGAAGTATAACAAAGGAGTTAGACATTTATCTGAAAACGGAATTTCTAAAGTTCCTAAGAAATACATATTTCCAGCTTCTCAGAGAAACAAAGATCAACTAGTGCCCAGTTTATCTGGTTTGAATGTGAAGCTTCCTATCATTGATTTTGCTGAATTACAAGGTCCTAATCGACTCAAAGTTCTTGATTCTCTTACCAAAGCTTGTGAGGATTATGGGTTTTTTCAG GTGATAAACCATGGCATTTCTACTGATACAATTAGAGATATGATCGACGTAAGTCGAAGATTCTTCCAGCAATCTATGGAAGAAAGATCAAAGTTTATGACGACTGATGTTCGAGCACCGGTTCGTTACGGAACTAGTTTCAATCAAAGTCAAGATAGTGTGTTCTGCTGGAGAGATTTCTTGAAACTTAATTGTCATTCCATGGATGAATCTCTTCCTCATTGGCCTACTTCTCCTGCAGATTTCAG GGATTCCATATTCGAGTACGCCAAAGAAAACAGGTTCTTGTTTCTCAACATCATGGAAGCCATTACAGAGAGCCTAGGAATAGTTCCCAAGACAACCGGAAACGACAACAGTGATGCATTAAaggatttcatatcaaaagaattcGAAGACGGAAGCCATATGATGGTTGTCAACTGTTACCCATCTTGTCCACAACCGGAGCTAACACTCGGTATGCCACCACATTCTGATTACGGATTTCTTACTCTTCTCCTTCAAGACGAAGTCGAAGGACTTCAAATACAACATGAAGGACAATGGCTAACCGTCGAACCAATCCCAAATTCTTTTGtcgtcaatgttggtgatcatcTTGAGATATTCAGCAATGGAAGGTACAAGAGTGTATTACATAGAGTATTAGTGAACGCAATCAAATCCAGAACATCAGTAGCTTCACTGCATAGTATGCCAATCATGAATATGGTGAGACCGTCACCAACACTCATCAATGAAGACAATCCAAGGCGTTATTTGGACACAAATTTTGCTACTTTTCTTGATTTTATTACTACTTTCGAGCTTAAAGAGAAAAATTTtcttgattcaagaaaatgttgA
- the LOC113338228 gene encoding protein DMR6-LIKE OXYGENASE 2-like: MEKKNADSSSSSESIIRNKGVKHLCETGIANVPKRYIFPPPERNNEEDQAGLSGLNLKLPIIDFSELQGPNRLQVLDSLAKACEDYGFFQFINHGISSDIIGNMIYVSRRFFQQPMEERSKFMMTDVRAPVRYGTSFNQSTDSIFCWRDFLKLVCHSIEDSLPHWPTSPSDFRDSICEYAKENKFLFLKIMEAITESLGIVPKTKRNDNDDIVNDFVTKEFENGSHVMVINYYPSCPQPELTLGMPPHSDFGFLTLLLQDEVEGLQIQHDGQWVTVEPIPNSFVVNVGDHLEIFSNGRYKSVLHRAIVNSNKSRTSVASLHSMPFINMVRPSPELINEKNPRRYLDTDFATFLDFLSSSELKEKNFLDSRKC; encoded by the exons atggaaaagaaaaatgcagataGCAGTTCATCCTCAGAAAGCATCATACGTAACAAAGGAGTTAAACATTTATGTGAGACTGGAATCGCTAACGTTCCTAAAAGATACATATTTCCTCCCCCTgaaagaaacaatgaagaagatcAAGCAGGATTATCTGGTTTAAACCTTAAACTGCCTAtcattgatttttctgaattacAAGGTCCTAATCGGCTCCAAGTTCTTGACTCTCTTGCCAAAGCTTGTGAGGATTATGGGTTTTTTCAG TTTATAAACCATGGCATATCTAGTGATATTATTGGAAATATGATCTATGTGAGTCGACGATTTTTCCAACAGCCTATGGAAGAGAgatcaaagttcatgatgactgaTGTTCGAGCACCAGTTCGTTATGGAACTAGTTTTAATCAAAGTACAGATAGTATTTTTTGTTGGAGAGATTTCTTAAAACTTGTTTGTCATTCCATTGAAGATTCTCTTCCTCATTGGCCTACTTCTCCTTCGGATTTCAG GGATTCCATATGTGAGTATGCCAAAGAGAACAAGTTCTTGTTTCTCAAGATCATGGAAGCCATTACAGAGAGCCTAGGAATAGTTCCTAAGACCAAGAGGAATGACAACGATGATATAGTTAACGATTTTGTTACAAAAGAATTTGAAAACGGAAGCCATGTTATGGTTATCAATTATTACCCATCTTGTCCTCAACCGGAGCTAACACTGGGTATGCCACCACATTCAGATTTCGGGTTTCTAACTCTTCTCCTTCAAGATGAAGTTGAAGGACTACAAATACAACATGATGGACAATGGGTAACCGTAGAACCAATTCCTAATTCTTTcgttgtcaatgttggtgatcatcTTGAGATATTCAGCAATGGAAGGTACAAGAGTGTATTGCACAGGGCAATAGTGAATTCAAACAAGTCAAGAACATCAGTAGCTTCACTGCATAGTATGCCATTCATAAATATGGTGAGACCATCACCAGAACTTATCAATGAAAAGAATCCAAGGCGCTATTTGGACACAGATTTTGCTACCtttcttgattttctctcttcttctgaACTGAAAGAGAAAAACTTTCTTGATTCAAGAAAGTGTtga
- the LOC113338302 gene encoding protein DMR6-LIKE OXYGENASE 2-like, with amino-acid sequence MGCTVMETKPKDDDIPSSESIKKYNKGVKHLCETGIDNVPKKYIFPASQRNNENEVVLSLKLPVIDFAELQGPNRHNVLHSLSKALENYGFFQVINHGISDDTIDNTIDVSRRFFQQPMEERSKYMSTDLQALVRYGTSFNQTKDSVFCWRDFLKLNCHAMEDSLPHWPTSPSDFSDSIFEYAKQNKFLFFKIMEAIIESLGIICKSTEDNSNENDEALKDFVSQEFGNGSHLMVINHYPSCPQPELTLGIPPHSDYGFLTLLLQDEVEGLQIQHEGQWLTVEPIPNSFVVNVGDHLEIFSNGRYKSVLHRAIVNSNRSRTSVASLHSMPVKNMVRPSPTLINEENPRRYLDTDFATFFNFISNCELKEKDFLDSRKC; translated from the exons ATGGGTTGTACTGTCATGGAGACAAAACCAAAAGATGATGATATCCCGTCTTCCGAAAGTATCAAGAAATATAACAAAGGGGTTAAGCATTTATGTGAAACTGGAATTGATAATGTCCCTAAGAAATACATATTTCCTGCTTCTCAAAGAAACAATGAAAATGAAGTAGTGTTAAGCCTTAAGTTGCCTGTTATCGACTTTGCTGAACTGCAAGGTCCTAATCGGCACAATGTACTTCATTCTCTTTCGAAAGCTCTTGAGAATTATGGGTTTTTTCAG GTTATAAACCACGGCATTTCTGATGATACTATTGACAATACCATTGATGTAAGTCGACGATTTTTCCAACAGCCCATGGAAGAGAGATCAAAGTATATGTCGACTGATCTTCAAGCACTGGTCCGTTATGGAACTAGTTTTAATCAAACCAAAGATAGCGTATTTTGTTGGAGGGATTTCTTGAAACTTAATTGTCATGCCATGGAAGATTCTCTACCTCATTGGCCTACTTCTCCTTCAGATTTTAG TGATTCGATATTTGAGTACGCCAAGCAGAACAAATTCTTGTTTTTCAAGATCATGGAAGCCATTATAGAGAGCCTTGGTATAATTTGTAAAAGCACAGAAGATAACAGCAACGAAAATGACGAAGCCTTGAAGGATTTTGTTTCACAAGAATTCGGAAACGGAAGCCATCTTATGGTTATCAACCATTACCCATCTTGTCCACAACCGGAGCTAACACTTGGTATACCACCACATTCCGATTACGGGTTTCTTACTCTTCTACTCCAAGACGAAGTCGAAGGACTTCAAATACAACATGAAGGACAATGGCTAACCGTCGAACCAATCCCAAATTCTTTCGTTGTCAATGTTGGTGACCATCTTGAG ATATTCAGCAATGGAAGATACAAGAGTGTATTACATAGAGCAATAGTGAATTCAAACAGATCAAGAACATCGGTTGCTTCGTTGCATAGTATGCCAGTCAAGAATATGGTGAGACCATCACCAACACTCATCAATGAAGAGAATCCAAGGCGTTATTTGGACACAGACTTTGCTACGTTTTTCAATTTTATCTCTAATTGTGAacttaaagagaaagattttctTGATTCAAGAAAGTGCTGA